The following is a genomic window from Nitrospira sp..
AAAGATGCCATCTAAATAGGCGTGACCATTCGGGGTGGTCGCCACCAGCTCGATGCTTTCATACACATGGATCGTCGTGCCGCCGCCGGCCGCCGCCGACACCTGCATCGTCAACGCCGCGCTCGGCGCCAGCGATGGAATATCGTGATGGGTCCGCATCTGCGACGGGGTCGCCAGAACATTCACAAACACCGTCGGCGGCGCCTGGCGAAACTCTCCGTCATAGGTCGCCCACAACCGGGCTGTCGCCGAAACATGGGCATACCATTCCTCTCCCACCGCGTTGGCCTCGACCCACTTGAAGAGCGTATTCAGGCGCGACATGATCGAGACGGTCGTTGGTTCCGCTGACGCCGGAATCTCCAGCGATGTGACATACCCGGCATGAACATACCCCAGCGTATCCCACAGTGAGGCGTTGGCCCCAACCCTCGCATGGGCCGATTTGTTCGGCATCGCCTGTTCGACATAGTAAGGATTCTCGCTCAGCCGGAGGTAGGTCGTGTCGTCGATATAGCGAATCCGGTCGAGCGCGCCGG
Proteins encoded in this region:
- a CDS encoding hypothetical protein (Evidence 4 : Unknown function but conserved in other organisms; MaGe:77307609), with the protein product MRGAYEKGGAMATTLDLDKQTAAFVWQLEEQRKLEKTLLVERVRRTKEGAESVFQDIKTRVAVLERLNGAVSATCIAPIGWSKVICTGADSVSAPNTIGFGIRDGTSGALDRIRYIDDTTYLRLSENPYYVEQAMPNKSAHARVGANASLWDTLGYVHAGYVTSLEIPASAEPTTVSIMSRLNTLFKWVEANAVGEEWYAHVSATARLWATYDGEFRQAPPTVFVNVLATPSQMRTHHDIPSLAPSAALTMQVSAAAGGGTTIHVYESIELVATTPNGHAYLDGIFSWEPLAVRRGED